The following coding sequences are from one Salvia hispanica cultivar TCC Black 2014 chromosome 3, UniMelb_Shisp_WGS_1.0, whole genome shotgun sequence window:
- the LOC125212644 gene encoding RING-H2 finger protein ATL47-like, whose product MGRISPIILLVIVILAIGFFLLGLLQLVIRCVMKSPSFSSISQSSRFPDAASAASHTFQRQLHQLFRLHDSGLDQSLIDALPLFYYKDIIGLKEPFDCAVCLSEFSFLDKLKVLPNCSHAFHIHCIETWLLSNSTCPLCRSLIGFGNSADSPLFSTCDLDHQWSSLSCPDGPSGSSPANSRPETSNAGAARTLSVRLGKFRSTNEGVGSEIQMQNEVSSSNIDARRCYSMGAFQYVVGDTNLQVALPRCSGVATRTKARLGSEEADEKKIGVRSRGDSFSVSKIWLWSKKGKLNPTSQANENIVVSDLV is encoded by the coding sequence ATGGGTAGAATTAGCCCAATAATTCTCCTAGTGATAGTGATTCTTGCAATTGGCTTCTTCCTTCTTGGATTACTACAGCTTGTGATTAGGTGTGTGATGAAAAGTCCATCATTTTCCTCAATCTCACAATCCAGCAGGTTCCCTGATGCTGCTTCTGCTGCTTCCCACACATTCCAGAGGCAGCTGCATCAGCTTTTCCGGCTGCATGACTCGGGCCTCGACCAGTCGTTGATCGATGCTCTGCCTCTTTTTTACTACAAGGACATCATAGGATTGAAGGAGCCATTTGATTGTGCTGTTTGTCTCTCTGAGTTCTCATTTCTCGACAAGCTCAAGGTCCTGCCTAATTGCAGCCATGCCTTCCACATCCACTGCATTGAAACATGGCTGCTGTCGAATTCGACCTGCCCTCTATGTCGAAGCCTAATCGGATTCGGGAATTCTGCTGATAGCCCCTTGTTCAGCACTTGTGATTTGGATCACCAATGGAGCAGCTTGTCTTGCCCTGATGGGCCTAGTGGCTCGTCTCCGGCCAATTCTAGGCCCGAGACGAGCAATGCTGGCGCGGCCAGGACGCTCTCCGTTCGTCTTGGGAAGTTTAGGAGCACTAATGAAGGAGTAGGTAGTGAAATCCAGATGCAAAATGAAGTCAGTAGCAGCAACATTGATGCTAGGAGATGTTATTCTATGGGTGCTTTTCAATATGTTGTTGGTGACACCAACCTTCAAGTGGCGCTGCCTCGTTGCAGTGGCGTTGCAACGAGGACTAAAGCGCGACTTGGCAGCGAGGAAGCCGATGAGAAGAAGATTGGTGTTAGGAGTAGAGGTGATAGCTTCTCTGTATCCAAGATTTGGCTATGGTCCAAGAAAGGCAAGCTCAATCCTACATCACaagcaaatgaaaatatagtagtaagtgatttagtatga
- the LOC125212289 gene encoding uncharacterized protein LOC125212289 produces the protein MPGPGPHMIYAIGSGQGLMHVSNGRFGPHHCVTYAINAFFGPDIGSFCEWLSSTMGSGRFLGSSVEQWIHNPFYYALILGFPLSLLYTWVSRFLLQKGVLDSFSGVPLNARQCFLLIFAGSLSHFFLDHLFEENGHSSMYTWILSTGWWKTRAPVNPDAVVVIGLLCAALIGGFIYIYRVKPLKSVRRQYHKSLNLTLAVAVAYCLWCASQIYLVRPRRAAVGEEADLGVLVFLGIFFFFPHWLCVLSMNTKEIVESADQLPH, from the exons ATGCCGGGCCCGGGCCCGCACATGATCTACGCCATCGGGTCGGGCCAAGGGCTGATGCATGTCTCGAACGGGCGATTCGGGCCGCACCACTGCGTCACGTACGCCATCAACGCCTTCTTCGGGCCGGACATAGGGTCGTTCTGTGAGTGGCTGAGCTCAACTATGGGTTCGGGCCGGTTCCTGGGCTCCTCCGTCGAGCAATGGATCCACAACCCGTTTTACTACGCTTTGATTCTGGGCTTCCCTCTTTCACTTCTCTACACCTGGGTTTCCCGATTTCTCCTGCAAAAGGGCGTCCTTGATTCTTTCTCTGGG GTTCCCTTAAACGCGAGACAGTGCTTCTTGTTGATCTTTGCTGGAtctttgtcacattttttcttgGATCATCTGTTTGAG GAGAATGGGCATTCTTCCATGTATACTTGGATATTGAGCACCGGCTGGTGGAAAACCCGAGCACCAGTCAATCCCGATGCTGTTGTTGTTATTGGCCTTCTCTGTGCAGCCTTAATTGGAGGTTTTATATACATCTACAG AGTGAAGCCCTTGAAGTCGGTGAGAAGGCAATACCACAAGTCGCTGAATTTGACCTTGGCAGTGGCAGTTGCATACTGCCTGTGGTGCGCGAGCCAGATTTATTTGGTCAGGCCTCGTCGTGCAGCTGTTGGGGAGGAGGCTGACTTGGGAGTCCTCGTGTTCCTTggcatcttcttcttcttcccgcACTGGCTGTGCGTACTGTCTATGAACACGAAGGAGATCGTTGAATCCGCGGATCAACTCCCCCATTGA
- the LOC125209716 gene encoding uncharacterized protein LOC125209716: protein MEPPRESPIQITENADESSEFRRGCFSLPCFDRRRSDESSGATTWWQRMRSRGAGAVMKIREWSELVAGPKWKTFIRRFNRNRSGGKHANFQYDPLSYAMNFDEGPGGQIGDFAKEGQDDADGYYYASRNFSSRYAKGSMDMGKDGPTFV from the coding sequence atgGAGCCTCCTCGCGAATCCCCAATCCAAATCACCGAAAACGCCGACGAATCCTCCGAATTCCGCCGCGGCTGCTTCAGCCTCCCCTGCTTCGACCGCCGCCGCAGCGACGAATCCTCCGGTGCGACGACGTGGTGGCAGAGGATGCGGTCGCGCGGCGCGGGCGCGGTGATGAAGATCCGCGAGTGGTCGGAGCTGGTGGCCGGGCCGAAGTGGAAGACGTTCATCCGGCGGTTCAATCGGAACCGCAGCGGCGGAAAGCACGCGAATTTCCAATACGATCCGCTGAGCTACGCGATGAATTTCGACGAGGGGCCGGGGGGGCAAATTGGGGATTTCGCCAAGGAAGGGCAAGACGACGCCGACGGTTACTACTACGCGTCGCGGAATTTCTCATCCAGGTACGCCAAGGGATCGATGGACATGGGCAAGGATGGGCCCACCTTCGTCTAG
- the LOC125215173 gene encoding protease Do-like 9, protein MCTETKHKRKRGGGRPKTRSPELDNATINNNTASPPSPSAAEDEAVFSANNVELANTNSPSISDRRVRRRGRPRKVPEPDPSAPAANAKTLALPVANGAVSNSLIKAENFVARAVPEMDAVVKVFCVHTEPNFSLPWQRKRQYSSSSSGFVIKGRRVLTNAHSVEHYTQVKLKKRGSDTKYVATVLAIGTECDIALLTVEDDEFWEGVSPVEFGDLPALQDAVTVVGYPIGGDTISVTSGVVSRIEILSYVHGSTELLGLQIDAAINSGNSGGPAFNDKGTCVGIAFQSLKHEDAENIGYVIPTPVIMHFIQDYEKNGTYTGFPILGVEWQKIENPDLRLSMGMKPDQKGVRIRRIDPTTPEYSVLKPSDVILSFDGVHIANDGTVPFRHGERIGFSYLVSQKYTGDTAAIKVLRNSETLKFKVKLGKHRRLVPAHNKGRPPSYYIVAGFVFSTVSVPYLRSEYGKDYEYEAPVKLLDKLLHELPQSEDEQIVVVSQVLVADINIGYEDIVNTQIHAFNGQPVKNLKSLASMVESCNDEYLKFDLEYQQIVVLQTKTAKAATLDILATHCIPSAMSDDLKA, encoded by the exons ATGTGCACCGAAACCAAGCACAAGCGCAAGCGCGGCGGCGGCCGCCCCAAAACCCGATCGCCGGAGCTCGATAACGCCAccatcaacaacaacacagcTTCCCCGCCCTCCCCCAGCGCCGCAGAGGACGAGGCGGTCTTCTCCGCTAACAACGTCGAGCTCGCCAACACGAATTCTCCCTCCATCTCCGACCGCCGCGTCCGCCGCCGCGGACGGCCGCGCAAAGTCCCCGAGCCCGATCCATCCGCGCCAGCTGCCAATGCCAAAACCCTAGCTTTGCCCGTTGCCAATGGCGCAGTGTCTAATTCGTTGATCAAGGCGGAGAATTTTGTGGCTAGGGCTGTGCCGGAGATGGACGCGGTGGTTAAGGTGTTTTGTGTTCACACGGAGCCGAACTTCTCGCTGCCGTGGCAGAGAAAGCGGCAGTATAGCTCGAGCAGCAGTGGGTTTGTTATCAAGGGAAGGAGGGTTTTGACGAATGCGCATTCGGTGGAGCATTATACACAGGTTAAGTTGAAGAAGAGGGGTTCGGATACGAAATATGTAGCTACTGTGCTTGCAATTGGGACAGAATGCGATATTG CTTTGCTAACAGTAGAAGATGATGAGTTCTGGGAAGGGGTTTCTCCGGTGGAATTTGGGGATCTGCCTGCACTTCAAGATGCAGTTACCGTTGTTGGTTATCCAATTGGGGGCGATACAATCTCTGTAACAAGTGGTGTTGTTTCACGaatagaaattctttcataCGTTCACGGATCAACCGAACTTCTGGGGTTGCAG ATTGATGCTGCTATCAATTCTGGAAATTCTGGGGGACCTGCATTTAATGATAAGGGAACTTGTGTTGGTATTGCATTCCAATCACTTAAGCACGAGGATGCTGAAAATATTGGTTATGTCATACCAACACCAGTCATTATGCACTTCATCCAAGATTATGAGAAGAATGGAACATATACTG GCTTCCCAATTCTTGGGGTTGAGTGGCAAAAGATCGAAAATCCAGACTTACGTTTGTCCATGGGGATGAAACCTGATCAGAAGGGTGTGCGCATAAGAAGAATTGATCCCACTACACCTGAGTATTCTGTTTTGAAACCATCGGATGTTATACTTAGCTTTGATGGGGTCCATATTGCTAATGATGGAACAG TTCCATTTAGGCATGGTGAGCGCATAGGCTTTAGCTACCTGGTGTCCCAAAAGTATACTGGGGATACTGCTGCAATTAAAGTTCTCCGAAATTCTGAAACTCTGAAGTTCAAAGTCAAACTTGGCAAGCACAGAAGGCTCGTTCCGGCTCACAATAAGGGACGGCCTCCttcatattatattgttgctggatttgttttttctaCTGTTTCCGTTCCATACCTACGTTCTGAG TATGGAAAAGATTATGAGTATGAAGCTCCAGTCAAGTTGTTGGACAAACTGTTGCATGAATTGCCACAGTCAGAGGATGAACAAATCGTTGTTGTTTCTCAG GTGCTTGTGGCTGACATCAATATTGGATACGAGGATATCGTCAACACCCAg ATCCACGCCTTCAATGGCCAGCCTGTGAAGAACCTGAAGAGTTTGGCTAGCATGGTCGAGAGCTGCAATGAcgaatatttgaaatttgatctTGAATATCAACAG ATTGTGGTCCTCCAGACAAAGACTGCTAAAGCCGCAACCCTGGACATTCTTGCGACCCACTGTATACCATCAGCCATGTCGGACGATCTCAAAGCATGA
- the LOC125211659 gene encoding abasic site processing protein YoqW-like, with protein MCGRGRCTLRADAIAQACHFNSRPIRHVDIDRYRPSYNVAPGFSVPVVRLDDGGGDGDGVVSHCMKWGLVPSFTKKTDKIDHFKMFNARCESIREKAPFRRLLPKNRCLVSFEGFYEWKKDGSKKQPYYVHFKDGRPMVFAALFDSWKNSEGETLYTFTIITTSSSSSLEWLHDRMPVILGSKESTDWWLNDSSLSSLDKILKPYEETDLAWYPVSPAVGKISFDGPECIKEVKLEETKRISQFFSKKQASKSEDPTPEKTPIKEELQECIAPKIEKEEPQNQSKVESAAVKDEASVMEEPKQEIVKDEPCSQEESVTKTGKSDTKDADHAKPSAKETDRLRLLHMSPIKKRRIGANDKQGQGAGDKQPTLFSYFGKN; from the exons ATGTGTGGAAGAGGAAGGTGTACTCTTCGAGCGGATGCCATTGCTCAGGCCTGCCATTTCAACTCTCGCCCCATCCGCCATGTCGACATCGATCG GTATCGGCCGTCGTACAACGTCGCGCCGGGGTTCAGCGTGCCGGTGGTTCGACTAGACGACGGCGgtggcgacggcgacggcgtcGTTTCGCACTGCATGAAGTGGGGACTGGTTCCTAGCTTTACTAAGAAAACTGATAAAATCGATCACTTTAAGATG TTCAATGCGAGGTGTGAATCGATAAGAGAGAAGGCTCCTTTTCGCCGACTTCTTCCAAAGAACAGGTGTTTGGTATCTTTTGAAGG ATTTTATGAATGGAAGAAGGATGGATCTAAAAAGCAACCTTACTATGTCCACTTTAAGGACGGTCGTCCAATGGTTTTTGCTGCTCTATTCGATTCTTGGAAAAATTCAGAAG GAGAAACGCTTTACACCTTCACTATTATCACTACTTCATCCTCGTCATCTCTGGAATGGCTTCATG ATAGGATGCCTGTAATCTTGGGCAGCAAAGAATCAACTGATTGGTGGCTCAATGATTCTTCTTTGTCCAGTCTTGACAAAATACTCAAACCATATGAAGAAACAGATTTG GCCTGGTATCCTGTCTCACCTGCAGTTGGTAAAATTTCTTTTGATGGACCTGAGTGCATTAAGGAG GTAAAACTGGAGGAGACCAAGAGAATCTCTCAGTTTTTCTCAAAGAAACAAGCAAGCAAATCAGAGGATCCAACACCTGAAAAAACACCGATCAAAGAAGAGCTCCAGGAATGTATTGCACCAAAAATTGAGAAAGAGGAACCTCAAAATCAGTCTAAAGTTGAAAGCGCTGCAGTGAAGGATGAAGCTAGTGTGATGGAAGaaccaaaacaagaaattgtGAAAGATGAACCTTGTAGCCAAGAAGAATCTGTTACAAAAACAGGCAAGAGTGATACCAAAGATGCAGATCATGCAAAGCCATCTGCAAAAGAAACTGATAGGCTAAGGCTACTGCACATGAGTCCaatcaagaaaagaagaattggGGCCAATGATAAACAAGGACAAGGTGCGGGTGATAAGCAACCAACTCTCTTTTCCTACTTTGGTAAGAACTAA
- the LOC125210656 gene encoding uncharacterized protein LOC125210656 → MHGRFRREGEGNCRSLQRSISWHMHPTVIAADSNSFFKDGRKINVGDCALFKPPQDSPPFIGLIRRLTLSKDNNLRIGVNWLYRPAELTLEKGPLLDGAPNEIFYSFHKDEALAASLLHPCKVAFLPRGAELPTGTSSFVCRRVYDIENKCLWWLTDQDYFNEHQEEVNQLLDKTKTEMHGTLQPGGRSPKQANGLTSASQLKPSSENAQNSGTSFPSQTKGKKRERGDHSTDPIKRERFSKTDDSGSGPHKIENNVKSDIAKISEKGGVVDFEGVEKLLQLMQHRVEKKLDLSSRSMLAGVVAATERIEFLSLFVQLKGLSVFDEWLQEIHKGKVGGGNNSKDADKSVEEFLLVLLRALDRLPVNLPALQTCNIGRSVNHLRSHKNVEIQRKARSLVDTWKKRVQAEMTNNDAETGSAQGGPVWSSKSRLPEASHAGSRTLSGSDVAVKSSITQHSTSKTTSVKSSHGENNTKSASSSPGPVKPSSPPTSVKESQPGASAGGSDTPEAPLTREDRSSSSNQSHIYSPSISTKEEGKSSASVSASASKISSSSSRNRKGGCFPGVSGVHKDSSSSRSLSSIRNCTSDKVSQSGMATERVSDGPLLEAGSPKLIVKIPNRSRSPSQGVSGVSPEDPSALSSQSSQPVLLDKLDQVDNNSRTKSDALRCKASPDENAESCRVNDMKGIVTGSGSAAVLLEEEKSMSTEDSRQSAEGTKRNQLKCGKSHETTFSPMNALIESCVKYSEVHSSLSPEDDVGMNLLASVAAGEMSRSELISPTGSTERSTPATGVCVSDDAKSKFSPEDQIRGTESQQLCDDGEGGLKKQVFLNGSCLEGGLHVPKQASFSPDVDCRPSHTSADMAAGEKNKPYDNASTESRSTADHKWELSKNLTQLTGANQKTGDGEVNEEYQVEKTPTSDSCMDNIVDCKKNGTNVAGPEYKSGDDPSDTAKGIIIAKDASLDQLCNIECKSDVKDGLMVGANSMKKITATVVKSELKDRVSDEKPQQTSSQPILSEDGDEMKVREIDEKNIRAYVSEVESTSDGLKSHDMETATEKKVISEPVSLPETGFPASVANKRHTNDNIRGSQPLGVKVDEVESASNVAKTPSAAAGADSDTKVRFDLNEGFTVDDGKFGEPGILAASVSTTVQMSNSLQFSVNPFPTLHPTSITVAAAAKGPFVPPEDLLRSKGELGWKGSAATSAFRPAEPRKVIEAPLATTNFSCDASTSKNGRTMLDIDLNIDLNEPDEKVLEETASRDCYLVNDSSILLNKSSGFIPVLGSGGLDLDLNRVDESNENGQCSTSRGYNEESSLLHLKPSGDLMPADVQRGFDLNDQPGLDDGGAEHLRTTQQVKVALTSQLPSIGLRANNPGLGGLSSWFPPASAYSTVAIPSIIPDRADQSFPGIPPGASQRMFSPASISPFTPDFYRGSILSSSPAASYPSGPFQIPVFPYGPSFPLPSASFPISGTSYADASSGTRFYAPPVNSQMLGPVSAISPQFQRPFMVSLPDNSSNSGLENSRTWGRQGLDLNAGPGTVEGDVREDNLPRSSSQHSVINSHAQAEEQARLYPASGLKRTEPDGGWDKENFRYKQSWQ, encoded by the exons ATGCATGGGAGGTTTCGGAGGGAAGGTGAGGGGAACTGCAGAAGTCTACAGCGCAGTATCAGTTGGCATATGCACCCAACTGTAATTGCTGCggattcaaattcattttttaag GATGGTCGCAAAATCAATGTTGGCGATTGTGCTCTTTTCAAACCTCCACAGGATTCTCCGCCTTTTATTGGTTTAATTCGTCGCTTGACATTGAGTAAAGATAATAACTTGCGGATTGGAGTAAATTGGCTTTATCGACCTGCTGAGCTAACTCTCGAAAAAGGCCCTCTCTTGGACGGTGCACCAAACGAAATCTTTTACTCCTTTCATAAAGACGAAGCTCTTGCTGCCTCTTTACTTCATCCTTGTAAAGTTGCATTTCTTCCTCGAGGTGCTGAACTTCCCACAGGGACATCCTCTTTTGTTTGTCGGCGCGTCTATGACATTGAAAACAAGTGTTTATGGTGGCTAACAGATCAAGATTACTTTAAT GAGCATCAAGAAGAAGTAAACCAGCTTTTAGACAAAACAAAGACAGAAATGCACGGAACATTGCAGCCTGGAGGCCGCTCCCCGAAACAAGCTAATGGCCTGACTTCAGCATCACAATTGAAACCTAGTTCAGAGAATGCTCAGAATAGTGGAACTTCCTTTCCTTCTCAAACCAAGGGtaaaaaaagggaaagagGAGATCATTCCACTGATCCTATTAAACGGGAGCGTTTCTCAAAGACAGATGATAGTGGCTCTGGTCcacacaaaattgaaaataatgtgAAATCTGATATTGCAAAAATATCTGAGAAAGGTGGAGTTGTAGATTTTGAAGGGGTTGAGAAGCTTTTACAGTTAATGCAACATAGAGTGGAGAAGAAATTGGATTTAAGTAGCCGTTCTATGCTTGCTGGTGTAGTAGCTGCAACTGAGAGGATTGAGTTCCTCAGTCTGTTTGTGCAGCTGAAGGGTTTATCTGTATTTGATGAGTGGCTCCAGGAGATCCATAAGGGGAAGGTTGGTGGTGGGAATAATTCAAAGGATGCTGACAAATCCGTTGAAGAATTTCTTTTGGTTTTACTTCGCGCACTGGATAGACTTCCTGTGAACCTTCCTGCACTCCAAACATGCAACATTGGTAGATCTGTGAATCATCTACGATCACATAAAAACGTAGAAATTCAAAGAAAGGCTCGAAGTTTAGTTGACACGTGGAAGAAACGTGTTCAAGCGGAAATGACTAATAATGACGCAGAGACTGGTTCCGCCCAAGGTGGACCCGTGTGGTCTTCCAAATCACGCCTCCCAGAGGCTTCCCATGCTGGTAGCAGAACACTTAGTGGATCTGATGTTGCCGTGAAAAGCTCTATCACTCAACATTCTACATCTAAAACTACTTCAGTAAAGTCCTCACATGGAGAAAATAACACAAAGTCTGCATCTTCTTCTCCTGGTCCAGTAAAACCATCTTCGCCACCGACATCTGTTAAGGAGAGCCAACCTGGAGCTTCTGCTGGTGGCAGTGACACTCCTGAAGCCCCTCTGACTAGGGAGGATAGGAGCAGCAGTTCAAACCAGTCTCATATTTACAGTCCGTCAATTTCAACAAAGGAGGAGGGAAAGAGTTCGGCATCTGTTTCTGCATCTGCTAGTAAGATATCAAGCAGTAGTTCTCGAAATCGAAAAGGTGGTTGTTTTCCAGGGGTTAGTGGAGTTCATAAAGATAGCAGCTCTAGCAGAAGTTTATCATCGATAAGAAATTGTACCTCAGATAAAGTTTCTCAATCTGGTATGGCGACTGAAAGGGTTAGTGATGGACCGTTGCTTGAAGCAGGCAGTCCAAAGCTAATTGTTAAGATACCAAACCGGTCACGGAGTCCAAGTCAAGGTGTTAGTGGAGTATCTCCTGAAGATCCTTCTGCTCTGAGTAGCCAATCATCTCAACCAGTGCTTTTGGACAAACTTGATCAGGTTGACAATAACTCAAGAACGAAGAGTGATGCTCTTCGATGCAAGGCTAGTCCTGACGAGAATGCTGAATCTTGTCGAGTCAATGATATGAAAGGTATAGTGACTGGATCTGGGTCGGCTGCTGTTCTTctcgaagaagaaaaaagtatgTCAACCGAAGACTCCAGGCAATCTGCGGAAGGCACAAAAAGGAACCAACTGAAATGTGGAAAGTCACATGAAACTACTTTTAGCCCAATGAATGCTTTAATTGAAAGCTGTGTTAAATATTCGGAAGTGCACTCTTCATTGTCCCCTGAGGATGATGTAGGGATGAACTTACTTGCTAGTGTGGCAGCTGGTGAAATGTCAAGATCAGAATTGATTTCACCTACTGGTTCAACTGAAAGAAGCACACCTGCAACAGGAGTTTGCGTTAGTGATGATGCAAAATCAAAGTTTTCCCCCGAAGATCAAATTCGAGGAACTGAAAGTCAGCAGCTTTGTGATGACGGAGAAGGTGGTCTCAAGAAACAGGTTTTTTTAAATGGTTCATGCTTGGAAGGTGGATTACATGTGCCTAAACAAGCATCATTCTCTCCGGACGTGGATTGTCGTCCATCCCATACTTCTGCAGACATGGCAGCTGGAGAGAAAAACAAACCCTATGACAATGCTAGCACAGAGTCTAGAAGCACTGCTGACCATAAATGGGAGCTTAGTAAGAATTTGACTCAATTGACTGGTGCCAATCAGAAGACTGGAGATGGTgaagtaaatgaagaatatCAGGTGGAAAAGACCCCAACAAGTGATTCTTGCATGGATAATATTGTCGactgtaaaaaaaatggaactaATGTTGCAGGGCCCGAGTACAAATCTGGTGATGATCCCTCAGACACAGCTAAGGGGATAATTATTGCTAAAGATGCATCTCTGGACCAATTGTGTAATATCGAGTGCAAGAGTGATGTGAAGGATGGATTGATGGTGGGTGCTAATTCCATGAAGAAAATCACTGCTACAGTTGTAAAGTCTGAACTCAAAGATAGAGTTAGTGATGAGAAGCCACAACAAACCTCATCACAACCAATACTTTCTGAAGATGGTGATGAAATGAAAGTTAGAGAAATTGATGAAAAGAATATCAGGGCTTATGTGAGTGAGGTTGAATCCACTAGTGACGGTCTTAAAAGTCATGATATGGAAACAGCTACAGAAAAGAAGGTGATCAGCGAACCAGTTTCACTGCCTGAGACAGGGTTTCCTGCATCTGTTGCCAACAAACGGCATACAAATGACAACATTAGAGGATCACAGCCTCTTGGCGTTAAAGTTGACGAAGTAGAATCAGCTTCAAATGTTGCCAAAACGCCCTCTGCTGCAGCAGGAGCAGATTCAGATACAAAAGTAAGGTTTGATTTGAATGAAGGGTTTACTGTTGATGATGGAAAATTTGGGGAGCCAGGGATTTTGGCGGCCTCTGTTTCAACAACTGTTCAGATGTCCAACAGTCTGCAATTTTCTGTAAATCCTTTTCCTACCCTCCATCCTACTTCCATTACGGTGGCTGCTGCTGCAAAGGGCCCCTTTGTTCCTCCAGAGGACCTATTGAGAAGTAAAGGGGAATTGGGTTGGAAGGGATCTGCTGCTACTAGTGCATTTCGGCCAGCTGAACCTAGAAAAGTAATTGAAGCGCCTTTGGCTACAACTAATTTCTCATGTGATGCTTCTACCAGTAAAAATGGCCGCACTATGTTGGATATAGATCTCAATATAGACCTGAATGAGCCAGATGAAAAAGTTCTTGAGGAGACAGCTTCTCGAGATTGTTATTTGGTTAATGATAGTTCTATATTGCTTAATAAAAGTTCTGGTTTTATACCGGTTCTTGGCTCTGGTGGGCTGGATCTTGATTTGAATAGAGTTGATGAATCCAATGAGAATGGACAGTGTTCTACCAGCCGGGGTTATAATGAAGAGAGTTCTTTATTGCATCTCAAACCCTCGGGAGACTTAATGCCTGCTGATGTTCAAAGGGGTTTTGATCTCAATGATCAGCCTGGGCTTGATGATGGTGGTGCAGAGCACTTAAGGACCACGCAACAAGTCAAAGTTGCTTTGACATCCCAGTTGCCTTCTATTGGTCTTAGAGCAAATAATCCAGGACTAGGTGGTTTGTCGTCTTGGTTCCCACCAGCTAGTGCTTATTCAACTGTGGCGATTCCATCAATTATACCTGATCGTGCTGACCAATCCTTTCCAGGAATTCCACCTGGAGCATCACAGAGAATGTTTAGCCCTGCTAGCATATCTCCATTTACACCTGATTTTTACCGTGGATCAATATTGTCATCATCTCCTGCTGCGTCATACCCATCTGGTCCTTTCCAGATTCCAGTGTTCCCTTATGGACCCTCTTTTCCTCTTCCATCTGCCAGTTTTCCAATCAGTGGAACCTCATATGCAGATGCCTCATCTGGTACTAGGTTTTATGCACCACCTGTCAATTCTCAGATGTTGGGACCAGTTAGTGCAATTTCACCCCAATTTCAGAGACCGTTTATGGTCAGCCTTCCAGATAATAGCAGCAATAGTGGACTGGAAAACAGCCGAACATGGGGTAGACAAGGTCTTGACCTCAATGCTGGCCCTGGAACTGTTGAAGGTGATGTCAGGGAAGATAATTTGCCTCGTTCATCAAGTCAACACTCAGTTATCAATTCACATGCACAAGCAGAGGAGCAAGCTAGGCTCTATCCAGCTTCAGGTTTGAAGAGGACGGAACCCGACGGAGGGTGGGATAAAGAAAACTTCAGATACAAGCAGTCATGGCAGTAG